CCACCCGTGTCCAGCGGGGTGGGCCACCTGGGGGCGTGTCGGGCGGGGCCGAACGGGTTGCGGTACCCGCCGGGCGGGTGACGGGGGCGAGGGCCGACCGCCCGGCGCGGTACGTCGGCCGGAGAGCCTGCGGGCAGTCGAAGATCAGAGAGCCTGCGGGAAGTCGAAGATCACAGAGCCTGCGGGAAGTCGAAGATCACAGAGCCTGCGGGAAGTCGAAGAATCGCGTCGGGTCGTACTGCTTCTTCAGCTTCTTCAGACGCGGCGCCGCCGCCCCGTAGTACGCCTCGCGCCAGTTCGTCAGCGTCGAGTCGGTGTAGTTCTGGTACGCGGCACCGGACGCGTAACGCCCCATGGCCCCGTGCGCCTTGTTCAGCCACGCGCGGGCACCCGAGCCCGACGTGCCCGCGCGCCACGACGCGATGTACTGCGCCAGCATCCGCGAGCGCCGGTGCACGAACGCCGTCGCCGTCGGGTCGACGCGGTTGATCGCGCCGCCGAGCGCGGTCAGCGCGATGCTGCCGCCGCTCGCGCCCGTCACGTTCTCGATCTGCGACAGCAGCGTGCGGATGCCCGCCGCCGACAGCGAACGATCGAAGAAGTCCGAACTCGCCGCGTACGTCTCGCGCTTGAGGGCGCCCTGCGGGGATCGGCCCGGCGTCGCGCCGGGGAGGTGGCACTGGGCGTCGGCGGAGAAGGACGAGCAGCCCGCGTACACCTCCATCGACTCCTCGTACGTACGCCGCTTCAAGGAGACGCTGCGCGCCGGTGCGCCGATCTTGTCGGCGAGGCGGTCCACGGCGTTCTGCAGTTCGCCGTACGTCCCGAGGGAGAAGCACGCGACGGACACGGTCGGGGTGCCGCCCGGCGTGTTCGCCAGGTGCGCGGACGACCAGATCTCGTCCGGCTGGTCGGGGCCCCACTCCTGCCAGGCCTTGATGACCGCGGCCGCCTTCGACCAGGGCCACGTCATGTAGGCGGAGACGCCCTGGGGCGCGGCGTGCGTGCGGTACGTGAGTTCGGTGACGATCCCGAACTGGCCGTTGCCCGCGCCGCGCAGCGCCCAGAACAGGTCCTTGTTCTCCGACTTGGAGGCGGTGAGCTGCTTGCCGTCCGCCGTGACGAGCGTGGCGGAGGTGAGGCTGTCGCAGGTCAGGCCGTACGCGCGGGACACCACGCCGTGGCCGCCACCGAGCGTCAGCCCGGATATGCCGACGGTCGGGCACGAACCCGCGGGGATGGTGACGCCCTTCGCCGCGAGCGAGCGGTAGACGTCGATGAGCTTGGCTCCGCCGCCGACGGTGGCGGAGCTGCCGCTCGCGCGTATCTTGCTCAGCTTCGAGACGTCGATGATCAGCCGGCCGTTGCCGGACGACCAACCCGCGTAGGAGTGACCGCCGTTGCGGATCGCGACCTTGGTGCGGTGGGCGCGGGCGTACGCGAGGGCGGTGCGGATGTCGTCCGGGTGCGCGACATAGGCCACGGCGGTGGGCTTCAGGTCGTCGTACCGCGTGTTGTACAGCTGCCGGGCCGCCGCCCACTTGGCCTGGCCGGGCTGGACGAGGGTGCCGTCCAGGTCACGGGCGAGGGCCTTGAGGGTGGCCGGGGAGGAGGAGGCGGCGCTGGAGGTTCTGATCGGGGTGCCGCCGGCGCTGCGGGTGCCGCCGCCGGACGCGGTGGCCCCGGCGCCCGTCCTCGTGCCGGGCCCGTCCGGAGTGCCGCCGGAGCAGCCCGCGACGGTGGCGGCGGCCAGTGTGGCCGCCGTTGTGCCGATGAATGTACGTCGTTCCATGACGCCTCCCGTTGCTTCCCGAGGACGAGACGGTGTGGGGGGCGCGGGGGTTCCTTCTCCGGGGGAGGGAGGGGCGGGTGCGGATGGGGGTGGGGGTGGGGGTCAGGGGGAGGCTTCGTGCTCTGTCGCGTCCGTACGCGCCTTGCTGCGGGCCCGCCGGGCGGGGCCGCGCCAGCCGCAGGTGCAGTGGGCCGCGGTGAAGCGGCCGTTCTCGACCGTCGTCGTGCGGTGGGCTGTCGTGGGGTGGGCTGAGGGGGCTTGCTGATCGGCCACACGGCCACCGTACCGACCCCGGGTGAACGGCCGCCCGCGTGACGGGTCAACGCACCGGTCGTTAGGGGAACGACGGGGGATATCGCAGGCGCGGAGAACGCTTGGGGGTAGACAGGCGATGGGGCACCGGCACAGGCACATGGGTGGTGCGGGCGGCGTGGTGGTCGGCGCCGTCGCGTTCGGTCTGATGGCCGCAGCCTCCGGCTGTTCGCCGTCCGGCGCCGCCGCCGACGGCAGCGGTCCCGGCGACCCGGCCGACGTCGTGCGCAGGTCCGCCGACTCCCTCGTCCGCGCGGGGAGTTCCAAGGCGTCGACCTCCATGGAGATGGCCAGCGGCGGTACGCGCGTCACCATCCGCGGCAAGGGCGTCTACGACTTCGAGCGGCAGGTCGGACAGTTCGAGGTGGTGCTCCCGCAGGATCCCGCGGGCAAGGACGAGCACCGGCCCATCACCGAGCTGATGGCCTCGGGAGCGCTGTACATGAAGAACCGGGGGGCCGGGGTGCCCTCCGACAAGTGGGTGCGGATCGAGACACGTTCACTGTCCGACGGCAATCTCGTCACCGGCGGCGCCACGGATCCCCTCGCGGCGGCGGAACTCCTGCGCGGGGCGCGCAAGGTGGGGTTCGTGGGGGAGGAGCGGGTCGGTGGGGTGGATGTACGGCACTACCGCGGCGTCGTCGACCTGCGTGCCGCCGCACGGGCCGCTTCCGCAGGTCAGCGCGGTGCGCTCGGGGTCGCGGCGGCGAAAGGGTTCAGCAGGGGCAGCGTGCCCTTCGACGTCTACCTCGACGACGAGGGGCGCGTGCGGAAGCTGCGGCAGCGGTTCGCGGTGGCCGACGCGAACGTGGCGTCCACCACGCTGTTCTACGGCTTCGGGGTGCCGGCGAAGGTGCGACTTCCGGCCGAGAAGGACATCTTCGCCGGGAAGATTGCGGGTCCGTAGTCGCGTACGGCTGGTGGAAATGGTCCGTCCGTGCCATGCGCGGTGCGTAGACCTCTCCCTACCCTAGGAAGTCGGTCGGCATCAGGAAGAGGTGATGAACGTGGCTCCGATGCGTGGCGGTACGGCGGTTCAGGACCACGTCGCCCTCGCCGAGATCGAACTGTGCGGGGAACTCATCATTGCGGCGAGTGCGGCGGCCGAGCGGTTGAGCTTCGACCGGATCGACGAGGTGCTGCAGGTTGCGGACTGGCGCGAGCGGGGGGTACCCGGCGAGGCCGGGGGTCGCTCTCCTCGTGACTGAGGGCCTCGCTCCGGCGCCGTAGCCCCGCCCGCGGTTCCACCCCACACCGAAAGCGGTGAGCAGCCCCCTGCCCGCCGCTGCGCGGCGATACGCCCCTCCCACCCGCCCGTGCGCCCCGCACCGATGGGCGCGGGCAGGTCCCTGTCCGCCGCTGCGCGGCGATGCGGCCCTCCCACCCGCCCGTGCGCCCCGCACCGATGGGTGGGCGGGTGGGGGAGAGCCCGCGTAGCGGGCACGCGGTGCCGGGTGGGTGCAGGGGGTTTGTGGGGCGACCCGCCGCCCGCCCCACCCGCTTGCACCGGGGGGCGGGGAAGCGCTCGCGCAGCGGGCGCGCGTCGCGGACGGGGTGCAGGGCGTGTGCGGTGTGACCCTCCCGCCTGCCGTGCGCCCGGCACCGATGGGTGGGCGGGTGGGGGAGAGCCCGCGTAGCGGGCACGCGGTGCGGGGCGGGTGCTGGGGGTGTGTGGGGCGGCCCGCGGTCCCATACACCCGCTTGCACCGGAGGTGGGGAGGCGCTCGCGGTGTGGGTGGGGTGCAGGGCGTGTGTGGTGTGGCCCTCCTGCCTGTCGTTGCGTCGCGCACCGATGGGCGGGTGGGTGGGGGAGAGCCCGCGTAGCGGGCACGCGGTGCGGGGCGGGTGCTGGGGGTGTGTGGGGCGGCCCGCGGCCCCACACACCCGCTTGCACCGGAGGTGGGGAGGCGCTCGCGGTGTGGGGGCGGCCTGCCGTCCCCCACTCACTTGCAGCGAAGGTGGGTGGGTGGGGGGCAGCGGGTGTGTGGGGCCGGCGGTTCGGCCGGGTGGCGGTCGAGGGTGGTCGACGGGGGAGTCGGCGTACCCCTCGCGGGAGCGTTACGTCCGCATCATGCGCGCGATCGCCTTCGTCGCCTCCTCGACCTTCGCGTCGATCTCCGTGCCGCCCTTGACCGCCGCGTCGGCCACGCAGTGGCGCAGGTGCTCCTCCAGGAGCTGGAGGGCGAAGGACTGGAGCGCCTTCGTGCCGGCCGAGACCTGCGTGAGTATGTCGATGCAGTAGACGTCCTCCTCGACCATGCGCTGCAGGCCGCGGATCTGGCCCTCGATGCGGCGCAGGCGCTTGAGGTGTTCGTCCTTCTGCTTGTGGTAGCCGTGCACCTGGTCGGAGGGCGCTTCGGGCGCCCCCGGGGTCGGTACGGCCGCGTCGGCCGTGTCGGCCGCCTCAGTGGTCGTCATGGCGTCCTCCTTCTGGACTTCGGGGTCTTGAGCCAAGGGTCCGGGGTTGGTCCGGGGTTGGGGTGGGGGGTGTGATGCTGGGCGGGGGCTGAGAGTTCGTACCGGGTTCTGAGACTTCGCGCACTTTTGCGGGGCATCCACCCCGTCTCCCTCGTCCCCATCCTCCGGAAACAGCACACATTTACATACCCCCCACGGGTATATCGTAGCCGATTCTACGGGGGGTGTGCTGATCACTGTGCCTGATGGGCGACACTGGGGGGCGGCCGGTTAGCCGTGGCCGGATGATGCGCCTAGCATCAGCCTGACC
The window above is part of the Streptomyces venezuelae genome. Proteins encoded here:
- a CDS encoding FAD-binding oxidoreductase, translating into MERRTFIGTTAATLAAATVAGCSGGTPDGPGTRTGAGATASGGGTRSAGGTPIRTSSAASSSPATLKALARDLDGTLVQPGQAKWAAARQLYNTRYDDLKPTAVAYVAHPDDIRTALAYARAHRTKVAIRNGGHSYAGWSSGNGRLIIDVSKLSKIRASGSSATVGGGAKLIDVYRSLAAKGVTIPAGSCPTVGISGLTLGGGHGVVSRAYGLTCDSLTSATLVTADGKQLTASKSENKDLFWALRGAGNGQFGIVTELTYRTHAAPQGVSAYMTWPWSKAAAVIKAWQEWGPDQPDEIWSSAHLANTPGGTPTVSVACFSLGTYGELQNAVDRLADKIGAPARSVSLKRRTYEESMEVYAGCSSFSADAQCHLPGATPGRSPQGALKRETYAASSDFFDRSLSAAGIRTLLSQIENVTGASGGSIALTALGGAINRVDPTATAFVHRRSRMLAQYIASWRAGTSGSGARAWLNKAHGAMGRYASGAAYQNYTDSTLTNWREAYYGAAAPRLKKLKKQYDPTRFFDFPQAL
- a CDS encoding metal-sensitive transcriptional regulator; translation: MTTTEAADTADAAVPTPGAPEAPSDQVHGYHKQKDEHLKRLRRIEGQIRGLQRMVEEDVYCIDILTQVSAGTKALQSFALQLLEEHLRHCVADAAVKGGTEIDAKVEEATKAIARMMRT